A genomic segment from Triticum dicoccoides isolate Atlit2015 ecotype Zavitan chromosome 1A, WEW_v2.0, whole genome shotgun sequence encodes:
- the LOC119302721 gene encoding uncharacterized protein LOC119302721, producing the protein MKITKLVAILVLLAVLFTGILAQPSGYFPKCCDNCRSFSGIDVCDDAHPECPKGCLQCRVVQTSPTKTFRCADYRGDSDDTCGPPCKKN; encoded by the exons ATGAAAATCACCAAGCTCGTGGCGATCCTTGTCCTCCTGGCCGTCCTGTTCACGGGGATCCTCGCCCAG CCATCGGGCTATTTCCCCAAGTGCTGCGACAACTGCAGGTCCTTCTCAGGGATCGACGTCTGTGACGACGCCCATCCTGAGTGCCCCAAGGGCTGCTTGCAGTGCCGCGTGGTGCAGACGAGCCCTACCAAGACGTTCAGGTGCGCCGACTACCGCGGAGACTCCGACGACACGTGCGGCCCGCCCTGCAAGAAAAACTGA